One genomic window of Halorhabdus sp. CBA1104 includes the following:
- a CDS encoding DEAD/DEAH box helicase, translated as MPVADVLPEFAPAFPFERFNPMQAETLPALLETEENVVVSAPTASGKTAVAEVAISKVLDRGGTALFLAPLRALTNEKESEWERFEELGYSVYVVTGERDLNSRRAERADVLVMTPEKADSATRKHDSRRYGFVTDVDCVVIDEVHLLDADRRGSVLEVTISRLRRLCDPRIVALSATMTNIEDVAEWLDAPPDATFAFGEKYRPVPLNADVKTYSHGENAFADKYRRLYRALDLAEPHLREDGQALVFVSSRQDTVQAAKKTRDELAERDIPVGARGDYDFHNEASDLNNNTLRQSVLDGVGFHHAGLSREDKNRVEAWFREGKLAILFSTSTLAWGVNLPARCVVIRDTKLHDPLEGEVDMSPLDVLQMLGRAGRPGYDDQGYAWVIADRSDADKYRRLLRDGKEIESRLAESLDAHLNAEIAMGTLRDLDDVLDWLETTFYYVRAQAAPDRYEAAGSLREQASSALRGLVDRGFVEMDEDLRVSATPLGRLASRFYLRLDTARHFADLAEAASDVDLTERDVLTAVAGAGEFDSVNARTDERDAVRAVLGEANEPATILDVDLDAGQRKVLAILEASMRGTTPAELQSDAWVIRQNAMRLLAALQAFLDEFDGSRGANLARRVEARVEHGISASAVGLTAVDGVGSGRASKLAAEGFATPGDLIDAGVDGLVDAGLSEGVAERVRDSAAELPAIDVEWGEFPETIAHGDNEMCEVTVHNSAGGTRAGVRVTVNDVEMSSTDSYLGEETLPVGVFGGDAEELEFAIEVTFPELPLQPVVATRSVAVV; from the coding sequence ATACCCGTCGCCGATGTCCTGCCCGAGTTCGCGCCGGCGTTTCCCTTCGAGCGCTTCAACCCAATGCAGGCCGAGACGCTGCCGGCCTTACTGGAGACCGAAGAGAACGTCGTCGTCAGCGCACCGACCGCAAGCGGCAAGACCGCCGTCGCCGAGGTCGCCATCTCGAAGGTCCTCGATCGGGGCGGGACGGCCCTCTTTTTGGCCCCTCTCAGAGCGCTCACCAACGAGAAAGAGAGCGAGTGGGAGCGCTTCGAGGAGCTGGGCTATTCCGTCTACGTCGTCACGGGCGAGCGCGATCTGAACTCCCGCCGGGCCGAGCGGGCCGACGTACTCGTCATGACCCCCGAGAAGGCCGACTCGGCGACCCGCAAGCACGACTCTCGCCGGTACGGGTTCGTCACCGACGTCGACTGTGTGGTCATCGACGAAGTGCATTTGCTTGACGCCGATCGGCGCGGGAGCGTCCTCGAAGTCACCATTTCGCGGCTCCGACGGCTCTGTGACCCCCGGATCGTCGCCCTCTCGGCGACGATGACCAACATCGAAGACGTCGCCGAGTGGCTCGATGCCCCGCCCGATGCCACCTTCGCCTTCGGCGAGAAGTACCGTCCCGTCCCGCTCAACGCCGACGTCAAGACCTACAGCCACGGCGAGAACGCCTTCGCCGATAAGTACCGCCGACTGTATCGAGCACTGGATCTGGCTGAACCCCATCTGCGGGAGGACGGCCAGGCGCTCGTGTTCGTCTCCTCCCGCCAGGACACCGTCCAGGCCGCAAAGAAGACCCGTGACGAACTCGCCGAGCGAGACATTCCCGTCGGCGCTCGCGGCGATTACGACTTCCACAACGAGGCGTCGGATTTGAACAACAACACGCTGCGGCAGTCGGTGCTGGACGGGGTCGGCTTCCACCATGCCGGCCTCTCCCGGGAAGACAAGAACCGCGTCGAGGCCTGGTTCCGGGAGGGGAAACTGGCGATCCTCTTTTCGACCTCGACGCTCGCCTGGGGTGTCAATCTCCCCGCCCGCTGTGTCGTCATTCGGGATACAAAACTCCACGATCCCCTGGAAGGGGAGGTGGACATGAGTCCGCTGGACGTTCTCCAGATGCTGGGGCGGGCGGGCCGGCCAGGCTACGACGACCAGGGCTATGCGTGGGTCATCGCCGATCGGAGTGACGCCGACAAGTACCGGCGCTTGCTCCGTGACGGCAAAGAGATCGAGTCCCGGCTGGCCGAGAGCCTGGATGCCCACCTCAACGCCGAGATTGCGATGGGGACGTTGCGGGATCTGGATGACGTCCTGGACTGGCTTGAGACCACCTTCTACTACGTCCGGGCACAGGCCGCCCCGGACCGCTACGAGGCGGCCGGATCGCTCCGGGAGCAAGCCTCCAGTGCCCTCCGCGGGCTGGTCGATCGCGGGTTCGTCGAGATGGACGAGGACCTCCGTGTCTCGGCGACACCGCTGGGTCGGCTCGCCTCCCGGTTCTACCTCCGGCTGGATACCGCCCGGCACTTCGCCGATCTGGCCGAGGCGGCCAGCGACGTGGACCTCACCGAGCGAGACGTGCTGACGGCGGTCGCTGGGGCCGGCGAGTTCGACAGCGTCAACGCTCGGACGGACGAACGCGATGCCGTCCGTGCGGTCCTGGGTGAGGCCAACGAGCCTGCCACCATCCTCGACGTGGATCTCGATGCCGGCCAGCGGAAGGTCCTGGCGATCCTGGAGGCGAGCATGCGCGGGACGACGCCCGCGGAACTGCAGAGTGACGCCTGGGTCATCCGCCAGAACGCGATGCGCTTGCTTGCGGCCCTGCAGGCCTTTCTCGACGAATTCGACGGGTCACGTGGAGCCAATCTCGCCCGTCGAGTCGAGGCCCGCGTCGAGCACGGGATCAGCGCCAGCGCTGTCGGACTGACGGCCGTCGACGGCGTCGGCTCGGGACGCGCGAGCAAACTCGCCGCCGAGGGCTTTGCGACGCCAGGCGACCTGATCGACGCGGGCGTCGACGGACTCGTCGATGCGGGCCTGAGCGAAGGGGTGGCAGAACGCGTTCGCGATAGCGCGGCCGAGTTGCCGGCCATCGACGTCGAGTGGGGCGAGTTCCCCGAGACGATCGCCCACGGCGACAACGAGATGTGTGAAGTGACCGTCCACAACAGTGCCGGCGGCACACGGGCCGGCGTCCGCGTCACCGTCAACGATGTCGAGATGTCGAGTACCGACAGCTACCTCGGCGAAGAGACGCTTCCGGTGGGTGTCTTCGGTGGCGACGCCGAGGAGTTGGAGTTCGCGATCGAAGTGACGTTCCCGGAGTTGCCCCTCCAGCCCGTGGTGGCGACCAGATCGGTCGCCGTCGTGTGA
- a CDS encoding HAD family phosphatase — MTAVLCDMDGVIVSSEAHWKRHESQDIYPEVVPEEDVPPEETTGMYYREIYDYLDDNYGAAISREQFLELFEAAGRQIYGEEAEIVAGVPELLRDVRAEGDSVSLVTSSPHHWIDVVLDRFGLEDDFDAIVSAADVEAGKPAPDVYQRAARLAGEDPSDCIAIEDSTNGASAAKAAGAFTIGFTGVHDGIDRSIPDVVAEDVDELRELLLERV, encoded by the coding sequence ATGACTGCAGTCCTCTGTGACATGGACGGCGTGATCGTCAGCTCCGAGGCCCACTGGAAGCGCCACGAGAGCCAAGACATCTATCCCGAAGTCGTGCCCGAGGAGGATGTCCCGCCCGAGGAGACGACGGGGATGTACTATCGGGAGATCTACGACTACCTCGACGATAATTACGGCGCGGCCATCTCCCGCGAGCAATTCCTCGAACTGTTCGAGGCTGCCGGCCGGCAGATCTACGGTGAGGAAGCCGAGATCGTCGCGGGCGTCCCCGAACTCCTTCGGGACGTTCGCGCGGAGGGGGACAGTGTCTCGCTGGTGACCTCCTCGCCCCACCACTGGATCGACGTCGTCTTGGACCGCTTCGGGCTGGAAGATGACTTCGACGCGATCGTCAGTGCGGCCGATGTCGAGGCAGGCAAGCCCGCCCCCGACGTCTATCAGCGGGCCGCCCGGCTGGCCGGCGAGGATCCGAGTGACTGTATCGCGATCGAGGACTCGACGAACGGGGCGTCGGCGGCGAAGGCCGCCGGTGCGTTCACGATCGGATTTACCGGTGTCCACGACGGCATCGACCGCTCGATCCCGGATGTCGTCGCCGAAGACGTCGACGAACTGCGCGAGCTGCTGCTCGAACGGGTCTAA
- a CDS encoding outer membrane lipoprotein-sorting protein, protein MYLLLVVTLAVSGLLAGCVSLGSQQTTLPTEEAVEQTVDELDTVEATIVSSLDGTAISKHRTVFEFGTERRRARTQASGSETLVVANESVTWRYDRAANTVRLTHHGADSGGRNTTEYAKVLQSMFGRLSANGDDANADGVLNPLILPSTGSSGQPYAGVLEQFTDASLSYAGTEAVDGRETFVVEIVPGGDTQASNMTMWLDQEWYHPIQWQATISGENGPQTVTTTLRNVTFNPEIPAGTFTFEPPANATIVERTVTSQSFDSRADLAAASEMTIPEPSVPDSLAFDSGRRFNDNGTVRTSLQYTNETATLRVTKADPRGDIETLTEGERLEINGQQAIRQTFDSGTSLRWSCGGYRYSVFGDISVETARAVGESIDCG, encoded by the coding sequence ATGTATCTGCTCCTGGTAGTGACGCTTGCAGTGAGCGGATTGCTTGCCGGCTGTGTCTCACTGGGGAGCCAACAGACAACCTTACCGACGGAGGAAGCGGTCGAACAGACTGTCGATGAACTCGATACAGTCGAAGCGACGATCGTATCCTCGCTCGACGGCACAGCGATATCCAAACACCGAACAGTGTTCGAGTTCGGAACGGAGCGGCGACGGGCGAGGACCCAAGCAAGCGGGTCCGAAACGCTGGTCGTGGCAAACGAGTCGGTGACCTGGCGATACGATCGGGCAGCGAATACCGTTCGTCTGACCCATCACGGTGCAGACAGCGGCGGGCGCAATACCACCGAATATGCGAAAGTGCTGCAGTCGATGTTCGGGCGGTTGAGCGCGAACGGCGACGACGCCAACGCGGACGGCGTGTTGAATCCGCTTATTCTCCCGTCTACTGGTAGCAGCGGCCAACCGTACGCGGGAGTGCTCGAACAGTTCACAGACGCCTCGCTGAGCTACGCGGGGACGGAGGCCGTCGACGGTCGGGAGACGTTCGTGGTAGAAATCGTACCGGGCGGGGACACACAGGCGAGCAACATGACGATGTGGCTCGACCAAGAGTGGTACCATCCGATCCAGTGGCAGGCGACGATTTCGGGCGAGAACGGGCCACAGACCGTGACGACGACCCTCCGAAACGTCACGTTCAACCCCGAAATCCCGGCCGGGACGTTCACGTTCGAACCGCCCGCGAACGCGACGATCGTCGAACGGACCGTCACCAGCCAGTCGTTCGATTCCAGAGCCGATCTAGCCGCGGCCAGCGAGATGACGATTCCGGAGCCGTCGGTGCCCGACTCCCTGGCGTTCGATTCCGGACGGCGGTTCAACGACAACGGGACCGTCAGGACGTCACTCCAGTACACAAACGAGACGGCGACGCTCCGAGTGACGAAGGCAGACCCGAGAGGAGACATCGAGACGCTCACAGAGGGCGAGCGCCTCGAGATCAACGGCCAGCAGGCCATCAGACAGACCTTCGATAGTGGGACGTCGCTCCGGTGGTCCTGTGGCGGGTATCGGTACAGTGTCTTTGGCGATATCTCAGTGGAGACAGCCCGCGCTGTCGGCGAATCGATCGACTGCGGGTGA